The following are from one region of the Nicotiana tomentosiformis chromosome 7, ASM39032v3, whole genome shotgun sequence genome:
- the LOC104102512 gene encoding seed biotin-containing protein SBP65-like isoform X1, translating into MASQQEKRENVTDEREINLEKNRVPQMASHFESLAEKVEGAADVHPAGTGSIHVKSTVTTDTDQGDKGEQSQQMQQAQREKQSSTDQAKSSEIVNQGRNQQGFEERPGGVKFVVHGQEQKGSDTGRESQMQKQEGESRGQGISSMQQSRGVGTGGQQETETQASGQDESRAGGVTHGTTEETKGPSLEEISQYRGTAQQNSMEAIRAAEERYEKAKEKGASTLQNVKESATHGLSAAGTYATEKGAQAKDTVTQGVQKGTQYVAEKAGVAKDTALEKGQQAYAATKDTLSSAGQTAVQSAQQAKDYVAQKAGETKEYVIPKTEEAKEIETPSPEEIASVAKENVQEKSKSETSYVGEKATKVKDVTVETGKGAVGYAGKVAETVKEKAVVAGWGAAHFTAEKAADATKAVAGVASTVAGYAGDKAVAAKEVVADVGKKTVGYAEDKLVAAKDYVVSAEESAAEYAARKKAEAERELEAKRSHDTKEETKVEEKESGVKSMEKVKESIQEESGGGEKGKQLEEGAAVVLQAIGETIVEIGKTTTDLVAGRTKGEESVGTEKSQPQ; encoded by the exons ATGGCTTCACAGCAAGAGAAAAGAGAGAACGTTACTGATGAACGTGAAATCAACCTCGAGAAAAATAGAGTTCCCCAAATGGCTAGCCATTTTGAGTCACTAGCTGAGAAAGTTGAAGGTGCAGCCGATGTCCATCCTGCAGGTACTGGTTCTATTCATGTCAAGAGCACTGTTACTACTGATACTGATCAAGGGGACAAAGGGGAACAGTCTCAACAAATGCAGCAAGCTCAAAGGGAGAAGCAGTCTTCTACTGATCAAGCTAAGAGTTCTGAGATTGTTAATCAGGGGAGAAACCAACAGGGATTTGAAGAGAGACCAGGTGGCGTCAAATTTGTAGTTCATGGCCAAGAACAAAAGGGTTCAGACACAGGCAGAGAATCCCAAATGCAAAAGCAGGAAGGTGAATCTCGTGGCCAAGGCATTAGTTCCATGCAACAAAGTAGAGGAGTTGGTACAG GTGGCCAACAAGAGACAGAAACACAAGCAAGTGGCCAAGATGAAAGCAGAGCAGGGGGAGTAACTCATGGTACTACTGAAGAGACAAAAGGTCCATCCTTGGAAGAAATATCTCAATACAGGGGCACAGCACAACAGAATTCCATGGAAGCAATAAGGGCAGCTGAAGAGCGCTACGAGAAGGCCAAGGAAAAGGGCGCCTCCACATTGCAGAATGTTAAAGAATCAGCAACTCATGGACTTAGCGCTGCAGGTACTTATGCAACAGAAAAAGGTGCACAAGCTAAAGACACTGTTACTCAAGGTGTTCAAAAGGGAACTCAATATGTTGCTGAAAAAGCTGGAGTGGCTAAGGATACTGCCCTTGAGAAAGGCCAACAAGCTTATGCTGCAACTAAAGATACCCTTTCAAGTGCTGGACAAACTGCAGTACAATCAGCACAACAAGCTAAAGATTATGTTGCTCAAAAGGCAGGGGAGACTAAAGAATATGTTATCCCAAAAACAGAGGAGGCTAAGGAAATAGAAACTCCTTCCCCAGAGGAGATAGCTTCAGTTGCAAAAGAGAATGTTCAAGAAAAGAGCAAGAGTGAGACAAGCTATGTAGGAGAAAAAGCTACTAAAGTTAAAGATGTAACAGTGGAAACAGGGAAAGGTGCAGTAGGATATGCAGGGAAAGTAGCTGAAACAGTGAAGGAAAAGGCAGTAGTGGCAGGTTGGGGAGCTGCACATTTTACAGCAGAGAAAGCTGCAGATGCTACTAAAGCAGTGGCTGGAGTTGCTTCTACTGTTGCAGGGTATGCGGGAGATAAAGCGGTGGCGGCGAAGGAAGTGGTTGCTGATGTTGGGAAGAAAACAGTTGGATATGCAGAGGATAAGTTGGTTGCAGCAAAGGATTATGTAGTTTCAGCTGAAGAAAGTGCAGCAGAGTATGCAGCTAGGAAAAAGGCAGAAGCAGAGAGAGAATTAGAAGCTAAGAGATCACACGACACCAAG GAAGAAACAAAGGTGGAGGAAAAAGAAAGCGGAGTCAAATCAATGGAGAAAGTTAAAGAGTCCATTCAAGAAGAATCAGGAGGAGGAGAGAAAGGCAAGCAGTTGGAGGAGGGAGCAGCAGTGGTATTGCAAGCCATTGGCGAAACTATAGTTGAGATTGGGAAAACAACTACTGATCTTGTTGCTGGCCGTACCAAAGGGGAGGAATCAGTGGGAACTGAAAAAAGTCAACCACAATAA
- the LOC104102512 gene encoding seed biotin-containing protein SBP65-like isoform X2: MASQQEKRENVTDEREINLEKNRVPQMASHFESLAEKVEGAADVHPAGTGSIHVKSTVTTDTDQGDKGEQSQQMQQAQREKQSSTDQAKSSEIVNQGRNQQGFEERPGGVKFVVHGQEQKGSDTGRESQMQKQEGESRGQGISSMQQSRGVGTGGQQETETQASGQDESRAGGVTHGTTEETKGPSLEEISQYRGTAQQNSMEAIRAAEERYEKAKEKGASTLQNVKESATHGLSAAGTYATEKGAQAKDTVTQGVQKGTQYVAEKAGVAKDTALEKGQQAYAATKDTLSSAGQTAVQSAQQAKDYVAQKAGETKEYVIPKTEEAKEIETPSPEEIASVAKENVQEKSKSETSYVGEKATKVKDVTVETGKGAVGYAGKVAETVKEKAVVAGWGAAHFTAEKAADATKAVAGVASTVAGYAGDKAVAAKEVVADVGKKTVGYAEDKLVAAKDYVVSAEESAAEYAARKKAEAERELEAKRSHDTKVNKRKKQRWRKKKAESNQWRKLKSPFKKNQEEERKASSWRREQQWYCKPLAKL; encoded by the exons ATGGCTTCACAGCAAGAGAAAAGAGAGAACGTTACTGATGAACGTGAAATCAACCTCGAGAAAAATAGAGTTCCCCAAATGGCTAGCCATTTTGAGTCACTAGCTGAGAAAGTTGAAGGTGCAGCCGATGTCCATCCTGCAGGTACTGGTTCTATTCATGTCAAGAGCACTGTTACTACTGATACTGATCAAGGGGACAAAGGGGAACAGTCTCAACAAATGCAGCAAGCTCAAAGGGAGAAGCAGTCTTCTACTGATCAAGCTAAGAGTTCTGAGATTGTTAATCAGGGGAGAAACCAACAGGGATTTGAAGAGAGACCAGGTGGCGTCAAATTTGTAGTTCATGGCCAAGAACAAAAGGGTTCAGACACAGGCAGAGAATCCCAAATGCAAAAGCAGGAAGGTGAATCTCGTGGCCAAGGCATTAGTTCCATGCAACAAAGTAGAGGAGTTGGTACAG GTGGCCAACAAGAGACAGAAACACAAGCAAGTGGCCAAGATGAAAGCAGAGCAGGGGGAGTAACTCATGGTACTACTGAAGAGACAAAAGGTCCATCCTTGGAAGAAATATCTCAATACAGGGGCACAGCACAACAGAATTCCATGGAAGCAATAAGGGCAGCTGAAGAGCGCTACGAGAAGGCCAAGGAAAAGGGCGCCTCCACATTGCAGAATGTTAAAGAATCAGCAACTCATGGACTTAGCGCTGCAGGTACTTATGCAACAGAAAAAGGTGCACAAGCTAAAGACACTGTTACTCAAGGTGTTCAAAAGGGAACTCAATATGTTGCTGAAAAAGCTGGAGTGGCTAAGGATACTGCCCTTGAGAAAGGCCAACAAGCTTATGCTGCAACTAAAGATACCCTTTCAAGTGCTGGACAAACTGCAGTACAATCAGCACAACAAGCTAAAGATTATGTTGCTCAAAAGGCAGGGGAGACTAAAGAATATGTTATCCCAAAAACAGAGGAGGCTAAGGAAATAGAAACTCCTTCCCCAGAGGAGATAGCTTCAGTTGCAAAAGAGAATGTTCAAGAAAAGAGCAAGAGTGAGACAAGCTATGTAGGAGAAAAAGCTACTAAAGTTAAAGATGTAACAGTGGAAACAGGGAAAGGTGCAGTAGGATATGCAGGGAAAGTAGCTGAAACAGTGAAGGAAAAGGCAGTAGTGGCAGGTTGGGGAGCTGCACATTTTACAGCAGAGAAAGCTGCAGATGCTACTAAAGCAGTGGCTGGAGTTGCTTCTACTGTTGCAGGGTATGCGGGAGATAAAGCGGTGGCGGCGAAGGAAGTGGTTGCTGATGTTGGGAAGAAAACAGTTGGATATGCAGAGGATAAGTTGGTTGCAGCAAAGGATTATGTAGTTTCAGCTGAAGAAAGTGCAGCAGAGTATGCAGCTAGGAAAAAGGCAGAAGCAGAGAGAGAATTAGAAGCTAAGAGATCACACGACACCAAGGTAAACAAACG GAAGAAACAAAGGTGGAGGAAAAAGAAAGCGGAGTCAAATCAATGGAGAAAGTTAAAGAGTCCATTCAAGAAGAATCAGGAGGAGGAGAGAAAGGCAAGCAGTTGGAGGAGGGAGCAGCAGTGGTATTGCAAGCCATTGGCGAAACTATAG